In Beutenbergia cavernae DSM 12333, the DNA window CGTGGCGTCCCAGCGGCGCGGGACGTGGGTCTGGTACCGGATCGCCCCGGGCTACGCACCCGCGGTGGCAGCGCTCCTCGACGCCTTCGCGCCGGCCGTGCTGCGGGCGCCCCAGGCAGAGACGACGATGGCCGGCCTGGCCGACGTCGACGGTGCCCTCGACCGTGTGGCCGCGAATCTCGCCGTGACGTTCTCGCAGGCGCAGCCGGATCTGGTGCGACATGTCGTGCGCGAGTCGTACACCGGCCTCGCTCGCTCGGCCGCCGTCCGGGCCCACCTGGTGCCCCTCGCGGAACGGTTCGCCCGCCAACGCCTCACCGACCTCACGCGCGACGGCCGCGACGGCCGGCCGCAGGTGCTGTTCGTCTGCGTCGCGAACGCCGGCCGCTCCCAGCTGGCCGCAGCGCTGCTGCGCCACCATGCCGGCGACCGCGTGGTCGTGCGCTCCGCGGGATCGACGCCCGCCGGCGCCGTCCACCCGAGTGTGCGACCTCTGCTGGAGAAGCTGGGCGTCGACCCCGCCGACGCGTTTCCGAAGCCGCTCACGGACGACGCCGTCCGCGCCGCGGACGTCGTCGTCACCATGGGCTGCGGTGACGTGTGCCCGATCCTGCCGGGCACGCGGTACGAGGACTGGGCGATCGCCGATCCCGCCCTCGCCTCCGCCGACGGGGTGGCCGCCATCCGCGACGAGCTCGACGCCCGCGTGCGCCGCCTGCTCGACGAGCTGGTGCCGACCGCGCCATGACATAGCCAGAGCAACCCCAGCACGAGGAGACCCCGTGAACCACGCCAACCCGTCAGTCCTGTTCGTGTGCGTCCACAACGCCGGGCGCTCGCAGATGGCCGCGGGCTTCCTGCGCGCCCTGTCCGGCGGCGCCGTGGACGTGCGCTCGGCAGGCTCCCTGCCCGCAGAGCACATCAACCCCGTCGCGGTCGAGGCGATGCGGGAGGTCGGGATCGACATCCGCGCCGAGCGGCCCAAGGTGCTCACGACCGACGCGGTGCGCGACTCCGACGTCGTCATCACCATGGGCTGCGGAGACGCGTGCCCGATCTTCCCGGGCAAGAGGTACGAGGACTGGGAGCTCGCAGACCCGGCCGGGCAGGGCCTCGCCGCGGTGCGCCCGATCCGCGACGAGATCCACACCCGCATCCGGGCGCTGCTCACGGACCTCGGCGTCGATCCGGTCGAGCCGACGCCGGCCGGCTGACCGATCGCCCGTCCCTCCGCGCCGCACGGGTCAGTCCGCGTCGGCGGAGCGCCCGTGCTCGATGCCGGTGGCGAACCCGACGCCGGTGGGAGCACCGACCCCGAGCGACACCAGCTGCGGCTCCGCCGGCGCACTCCCGCAGCACGACCCCGCGGCCTCCTCGCCGTCGGCCACCAGTGCCAGGTCGGAGGAGCAGACACCGGTAGCGGGCAGGTCGAGCTCGACGGCGTCCGCCGCGGACCGATCGCCGGCCAGCGCCGCCGCGATCGAGCGCACCTGCTCGTACCCCGTGGCCAGCAGGAACGTCGGCGCCCGACCGTACGACTTCATGCCGGCCAGGTAGAAGCCCTCGTCCGGATGCGCGAGCACTGCTTCGCCGTGGGGCGGCACGGTGCCGCACGAGTGATGGTTCGGGTCGATCAACGGCGCCAACCGGCTCGGGGCCTCGACCACCGGATCGAGATCGAGCCGGAGCTCGCGCAGCATGCCGAGATCCGGGCGGAACCCTGTCGCGTTGACGATCGCATGGACGTCCACCGCCAGGGGCTCCGCTCCGCTGCGGCCGCGCACGGCAACGGTCTCTCCCGCCGGGCGCATCTCCTCGATCGACACCCGCGTGCGGAGCGTCAGCCGTCCGGCGTCGACGGCGTCCCGCACGCGCATCCCGAGCAGTCCCCGCGCGGGCAGCTCGTCATCCGCGCCGCCGCCGAAGAGACGCCGCGCCGATCCCCCGCGGATCGCCCATGTGATCCTGGTCGCCGGCTCGGCCTCGGCCAGCTCCACCAGGCTCAGCAGCGTGTTGGCCGCCGAGTGACCCATCCCGACCACCAGGGTGTGCCGGCCGGCGAAGCGCGCGCGCTGGGCGCCCAGGACGTCCGGCAGGGGTCCGGTGACGTACGACACGGCCTCGACCTCACCGACGGCGGGCAGGCCGCTCGCGCCGAGCGGGTTCGAGTCGCCGTACGTCCCCGACGCGTCGATCACCGCGCGCGCCAACAGGTCCTCCACGCCGCCGCCGGCCTTCACGCGCAGTCGGTAGGCACTCCGGTCACGGCCCAGCGATCGCGACTTGTCCGCCCCGTCCCGCGTCACGGCAAGGACACGGACTCCGGTGATCAACCGTGACCGGATCGCCTCCACGCTCGCCAAGGGCGCCAGGTACCGGGACACCAGCTCCGCGCCCGTCGGCAGCGCGTCCAGATCGGGCGACACCCAGCCGGTCGGTGCGAGCAGTCGTCGCGCCGCCCCGTCGACGTTGTAGCGCCACGGGGAGAAGAGGCGCACGTGACCCCACGACGACACCGCTGCGCCCGGACCCTCCCCGGCTTCGAGCACCAACGGTTCGAGGCCGCGCTCCACCAGCTGCGCCGCTGCCGCCAGACCCACCGGACCCGCTCCGATCACGACGACCGGAAGCTGCTCCCGAGCGACCTCGTCCATCCTCGTCCCACCTCACATCGACAGTTCTCAATGGATCGTGCGCGCACAACGTATCCACGTTCTTCGATGCATGGCAAGATGGGCGGCATGCCGATCGCCCAGCTCGAGACAGCTGCCTCACCGGGGAGCGCTGCCTGCTGCGCGCCTCTCCTGCGCGAGGCGACCGACCCGGACACCGCGCGCGACCTCGCGCGCGTGTTCAAGGCGCTTGCCGACCCGGCCCGCGTGCAGCTCGTCTCGATGGTCGCCGCGCACGACGGCGGCGAGGCCTGCGTCTGCGACCTGACGGCACCCCTGGGGCTGGCGCAGCCCACCGTCAGCCACCACCTCAAGATCCTCGTCGACGCCGGCCTCCTCACCCGCACGCAGCGCGGGCGATGGGCCTACTACTCGGTCGTCCCTGGATCACTCGCGCAGCTCACCCGCTCGCTCACCGCGGCAACCGGCTGAGTCGACACCCTCCGCCAGCGAGAACGGGGCGATCAGCGCAGCTGGGTCGCGAGCGGGCACGCCCACGGGTCGCTGGCCCGCAGGCCGACACGGTTGAGGTACCTGACGACGATCCCGTACGACGCCCACAGGGACGTCTCCGTGTAGGGAACGGCCCGCTCGGCGCAGTACTCCCGGACGATCGGCTGCACGGTACGCAGGCTCGGTCGGGGCATGCTCGGGAAGAGGTGGTGCTCGGCCTGGTAGTTCAGGCCGCCCATGAGCTCGCCGATGAACCAGCCGCCCTTGATGTTGCGGCTCATGCGCACCTGCCGGTTCAGGAAGTCGATCTTCGCGTCCGGCGGGACGATCGGCATCCCCTTGTGGTTCGGCGCGAACGAGGCGCCCATGTAGAGGCCGAACAGGCCGAGCTGCACGCCGAGGAACGCGAACGCGACACCGGGCGACAGCACCCAGAAGACGAGCGCCACGAAGCCGCCCAGGCGCACGGCGAGGAACAGGATCTCGAGCCACCGCCGCTTCACCGGCGCCTTGGCGAGGACGCGCTTCGTCCCCTCCACGTGCAGGTTCAGCCCTTCGAGCAGCAGGATCGGGAAGAAGAACCACCCCTGCCGCGCCGTCAGCCAGCGCCCCCACGGTGTCCGACGCGAGTCCGCGATCGCGTCGGTGAACGCCACCGGGCCCGGCGCGATGTCAGGGTCGGACCCCACCTGGTTCGGCTTCGCGTGGTGGCGCGTGTGCTTGTGCTGCCACCACCCGATGCTGAGGCCGACCACGAGGTTCGCGATGAGGAGGCTCGCCCACTCGTTGCGGGGACCTGAGGTGAAGATCTGGC includes these proteins:
- a CDS encoding ArsR/SmtB family transcription factor, with amino-acid sequence MPIAQLETAASPGSAACCAPLLREATDPDTARDLARVFKALADPARVQLVSMVAAHDGGEACVCDLTAPLGLAQPTVSHHLKILVDAGLLTRTQRGRWAYYSVVPGSLAQLTRSLTAATG
- a CDS encoding metalloregulator ArsR/SmtB family transcription factor, with the translated sequence MTTTETAPGRVPDGDCDPRPAPVQAIGAAASASVSATLKALAEPLRLRMLSLLATAPTGEVCVCDLADLSDVSQPTVSHHLKVLRESGIVASQRRGTWVWYRIAPGYAPAVAALLDAFAPAVLRAPQAETTMAGLADVDGALDRVAANLAVTFSQAQPDLVRHVVRESYTGLARSAAVRAHLVPLAERFARQRLTDLTRDGRDGRPQVLFVCVANAGRSQLAAALLRHHAGDRVVVRSAGSTPAGAVHPSVRPLLEKLGVDPADAFPKPLTDDAVRAADVVVTMGCGDVCPILPGTRYEDWAIADPALASADGVAAIRDELDARVRRLLDELVPTAP
- a CDS encoding fatty acid desaturase family protein; translation: MEGVSVTTLTTIDEAAERGRPRDRQVNHYTELSARVRAEGLLRRRYGYYWSKMAIVFGLLAATTVAFVMIGDSWWQLFTAVVFAILFTQAAFLGHDAAHRQIFTSGPRNEWASLLIANLVVGLSIGWWQHKHTRHHAKPNQVGSDPDIAPGPVAFTDAIADSRRTPWGRWLTARQGWFFFPILLLEGLNLHVEGTKRVLAKAPVKRRWLEILFLAVRLGGFVALVFWVLSPGVAFAFLGVQLGLFGLYMGASFAPNHKGMPIVPPDAKIDFLNRQVRMSRNIKGGWFIGELMGGLNYQAEHHLFPSMPRPSLRTVQPIVREYCAERAVPYTETSLWASYGIVVRYLNRVGLRASDPWACPLATQLR
- a CDS encoding FAD-dependent oxidoreductase, yielding MDEVAREQLPVVVIGAGPVGLAAAAQLVERGLEPLVLEAGEGPGAAVSSWGHVRLFSPWRYNVDGAARRLLAPTGWVSPDLDALPTGAELVSRYLAPLASVEAIRSRLITGVRVLAVTRDGADKSRSLGRDRSAYRLRVKAGGGVEDLLARAVIDASGTYGDSNPLGASGLPAVGEVEAVSYVTGPLPDVLGAQRARFAGRHTLVVGMGHSAANTLLSLVELAEAEPATRITWAIRGGSARRLFGGGADDELPARGLLGMRVRDAVDAGRLTLRTRVSIEEMRPAGETVAVRGRSGAEPLAVDVHAIVNATGFRPDLGMLRELRLDLDPVVEAPSRLAPLIDPNHHSCGTVPPHGEAVLAHPDEGFYLAGMKSYGRAPTFLLATGYEQVRSIAAALAGDRSAADAVELDLPATGVCSSDLALVADGEEAAGSCCGSAPAEPQLVSLGVGAPTGVGFATGIEHGRSADAD
- a CDS encoding arsenate reductase ArsC yields the protein MNHANPSVLFVCVHNAGRSQMAAGFLRALSGGAVDVRSAGSLPAEHINPVAVEAMREVGIDIRAERPKVLTTDAVRDSDVVITMGCGDACPIFPGKRYEDWELADPAGQGLAAVRPIRDEIHTRIRALLTDLGVDPVEPTPAG